The Bernardetia sp. ABR2-2B DNA window TGTCTTTTGGCTCATAGTAGTTTTATAAATTTTTTAGGTTTAATAAGACAAAATTAGCTATTTTCAGAGGTTTTACAACCATATACTGTAAAAGTTTCAGAGATTACTTTGCAACATTTAATTTCTTAGGTATTTCTATTATTTTTGTAACAAAAGATATAGGAATCCCTTTTTGTGTTTCTACAAATACATTAAAAAATCACCCCCATTTAAAATAAACCATGAAAAAAATACTTTTCATTGACCGTGACGGAACAATTATAAAAGAACCTGCAGACGAACAAATAGATTCGTTAGAAAAATTAGAGTTTCTTCCAGCCGTTTTGAGAAATTTGTACGAACTTGCAGCCAGTAAAGAATACGAATTGGTAATGGTAACCAATCAAGATGGACTAGGAACGGTAAGTTTTCCAGAAAATACCTTCCATCCTGCACATAACAAAATGCTCAACGTTTTAGAAAATGAAGGAATTGTTTTTGATGAGATTTTAATTGACAAAACATTCCCTCACGAGAAATCGCCCAACCGTAAACCTGAAATCGGATTAGTCAAACATTATCTAAACAACCCTAACTTTGATATTCAAAACTCTTTTGTTATTGGAGACAGATTTAGTGATATACAATTAGCAAAAAATTTGGGCTGTAAAGGAATTTTGATTGCAAAAGATAATCAGAAAATAAAAACAGAAAACCCACAACTCGCCGAAATTTGTGCTTTAGTAAGTGATGATTGGACAGAAATAAAGAATTTTCTATCTGCTCCTCAAGCAAAATTTGGCTCAAGAATAGGAAAAGTAAAACGTACTACAAAAGAAACTGATATTGATATAGAAATAGATTTGGATGGAACAGGAAAAGCAGACATCAGTACGGGACTTGCTTTTTTTGACCACATGTTAGAACAAATTGCAAAACATGGAGAGGTAAATTTAAAAATTCAGACAAAAGGCGATTTGCATATTGATGAACATCATACCATCGAAGATACTGCTCTAGCACTTGGAGAGGCTCTTTTGAAAGCCTTTGGAAATAAGCGAGGGATTGAACGCTATGGCTTTTGTTTGCCAATGGATGAAGTTTTGGCACAAGTGGCAATTGATTTTGGTGGACGACCTTGGCTAGTTTGGGATGCAGACTTTAAAAGGGAGAAAGTAGGAGATATGCCTACTGAAATGTTTATGCACTTTTTCAAATCGCTTAGTGATACCTCAAAGTCAAATATAAATATCAAAGCCGAGCCAAAAGAGGGCGCAAACGAACATCATAAGATTGAAGCAATTTTTAAAGCCTTTGCAAAAGCTCTAAAGATGGCAAAAACACATACAGGTTCGTCCGAATTACCTTCTACAAAAGGAGTTTTGTAAAAATAATTTTTATTAAACCCTAGAAATATTCAGAGATTTTTAGGGTTTAAGAATTGACTTTTCTTCTATTATCTATTTTGTCTAATGTATCTAAAATAGCAAGTTGTTGAGTTAGTTTTTCGCCTCCTTTTATTCCAAAATCTAATGTTCTGATAGGGAAAGGAATAGTAATATCATTAGCATCAAATGCTTTTTTGATAGCAATTCCTGCCCTCGTACAAGCTCTGTGATAGGAAGGCTGATGACAGTCATCAATCCAAAAACGGACAACAAAATTAACAGAGCTATCTCCAAAACCATCAAAATCTATACGTACATCGCTAAAATCATTTTTCGTAATATCTAAATCACGGATTGTTTCGTAAAGCAACCTTTCTACTTTTTCTATATCATCTCCATACGAAACTCCAACAGGAACACTTACCCTACGATGATTGAGACGATTATAATTCAGTAGTGGGTTTTGAAAGACTTCTTTTGAGGGAATAATTACGTATTGTCCATCAAAGTTTTCTATATCAATCGCTCTCAAACCTATTTTTTTGACATAACCCACATAATCATTCGTTTGAATAAGGTCATTTATTTGAATTGGTTTTTGTACAGCAATAAAAATTCCTGAAATAAAATTAGTCGCCAAATCTTGAAAAGCAAAACTAAGCGCAAGACCAATCACACCAGCACCTGCGAGTAAAGAGGTAACTGTTTTGTCTAAGTTCAGAACACCTAACGCTACAAAAGTACCCACAATCATAATCACATAAAATATGACTTGAGTAGCCAAATCTAAGATATTCATATTATCCACCCAGCGAGAAAGTGCACGACTGATTCCTAATTTTATCGCTCTTGCCAAAAAATAGAAGACAATAATCACAATTATTGCCAAGAAAAAATTAGGTAGCATTGCAACTAAAGTTTCAAACCACCCAAGTAGTTTTGAAGATAAGGCTTTGTAGCCTTTATGTAAAAGGTCAAGTTGATTATCTAATTCGTCCATTAAATTATTAGCTATTTCTTAATTATTTTTTACGTTTTCTACTTGCTTTTTTTGAGCGTTTGATTTGTTGTTTGGCTTCTTTTCTCCGCTGCCTGTCTGATTTTACTTGAAGGTCTTTTTCTTGTTGCTCCATTCTTTCTTCTAGGGTCATTTCTCCAAAAATAACTTTTGGGTCAGAATCTCTATACGTAGGACAGCTAGAACGCTTTGAAGCACCACAACTTGATAAAACAAATATAGCTGCAAAGATAATAGAAAATAAATTATATCTTTTAAGTAAATTATTTTTCATTGTAATTGGTTGGTTTGGTTTTTAAAACAAAACTTTGACTATATAAACTATTGAAACAGAAAAATATAAGTCAAAAATTATTTGATTTAAGTTATTATAGAAAATAAGGAAATTTATTTTTTAATCAAAATTTGAAAAGACTGCATATTTAATGGAAATTCCATCAAGACATGAAGCATACTCAGAAAATAAAGTGTCAGGATTCCTGTTTTGAAATCATAAAAATAAACTCCTAAGGCAATCAGCCACAGTAATATAGCAAAAATCAAACGCAATTTGTTTACTTTGTGCCAAGCAATAATACGTACCTTCGAAAACCAGTTTAGATAGTGATAAGTATAAGCAAAAGCAACAAAACGCTGTATCTTGATAGAAAAAGAAGATTCAAAAATCAGCTCCTTGTTTTCTTCATTAAAAACTGTTCCATCAAAAAGGGCAATAAATACTTTGTTTAGCATATCAAAACCACTCAAAAAGTAATTAGATTTAATTTTTTCAGACAAAGTTGGTAATGATACAGGAATAAGCCAAAAGCTAATTGAGCAAACAATGAAGATAATAAAACACGCTTTTGCCCAAAAACTAGGGTTCTTCTTAATTCCTACAAGCATAAAAATACCTGTAAAAACAAAAACATGAATGAGGGTAGGAAGAAGAAGACCAATAAGCAACAAGTAATAAAATTGATTGCGAAGCAGATAAACTCCAATAACAACTATAATCAATAAAATTATTTTGTCTTTTCGTTTCTTAATAAAAATAGCTGAAAACGATAATGCAAAAGCTAGGAAAATGAAATGAGTAGAATATTGAGCATTCCAAAAAGGCAGCACAGAACGTACATCAAAGCCCAAACGATAGCAAACATAACTTACAGAAACTATTATAGCACATATAAAAATAGTAATCAGTTCTGGTTTGGCAGAAGAAGTAAAATATTTTTTTTCGTGCAGCCAAGCAAGTTCCGTCAGATAATGTAACGAACCTAAGACAACATAACTAAATAAAAAAAGCTCAAAAGGAATCAAATATGCAGCTATGCAAGAAAGTATAATCAATAAGGCTTGAAATTGGTTAGCTTTCAAATGTGAAATATGATTGATATAAAAAAAGAAAAATCAGACAACTAAAAAAACTGTCTGATTTTACTATATCCAAAAATAATATTTTTTCTAACGATAACGTGCGCCTCTATAACGAGGTTCAGAAAAAGGATTCGGACAAGCTACATCATCTTTCCCTCCAAAGTTGAATACTAATGAGATTTCGTGTGAGTTAGCTCTAGCTCCTGCAACTTCTGAAATAGACCAATCATAACTGTAAGCCAATGCCCAACCACCAAATTTAACGCCTAACATTGCCACAACAGCATCATGTTTTGGGAAATTATTAGTTGATTGTTCGATTGGAAAACCTCTATACCAAAGTCCATATAAAAGTGGTGCATATTCTCCGTGTGCGCCAAGGCTAATCTGTTGAAAAGAACCTTGTTTTTTGTACATAAAAGAAGGCGTAATACTTTTACTACGGTCATCATAACGATTTGCAAAATCTATTTTGTAGCCACCATGTAATGAAAATTTGATAGGTAAGCGATTTTCGTCTCCAATAAAACTATCTGGGGGACTATTAATATGATTAGCAGAAAGTCCTACCCAGAAATTTTGTCCAAAAAGAACAGCTCCTGTAGAAATATCTACATAACTAAGTTGATTACGAGCAAAACTTTCACCTGTTGGTGTTCCCATAAAACCTCTATCACTAAATTGGTCTGGAAAAGTAAGTCCTACAAAACCTGCATTTTTTTGTACATATCCTACTTGTAAGGCAGGTTGAACGGTAAGCCTATCACTCAAAGGAATCATATAGGCATAAATAAGCGAGACATCTGTACTTTTATAAGGCGTTACACCTGTGCTTTGCTCATCTACTTTGGCTATTACGCCAATGGAAGAACGAATATTTGGAAAATAATAATCAAAACCACCTGCGTAAGTAACGTAATTAACATCTAAACTAGGCCATTGATTGCGATAATTGAGTGTCATTCTACCTCCTTGATGCATTCCTGCAAAGGCTGGGTTGAGATAAAGAG harbors:
- the hisB gene encoding bifunctional histidinol-phosphatase/imidazoleglycerol-phosphate dehydratase HisB; the encoded protein is MKKILFIDRDGTIIKEPADEQIDSLEKLEFLPAVLRNLYELAASKEYELVMVTNQDGLGTVSFPENTFHPAHNKMLNVLENEGIVFDEILIDKTFPHEKSPNRKPEIGLVKHYLNNPNFDIQNSFVIGDRFSDIQLAKNLGCKGILIAKDNQKIKTENPQLAEICALVSDDWTEIKNFLSAPQAKFGSRIGKVKRTTKETDIDIEIDLDGTGKADISTGLAFFDHMLEQIAKHGEVNLKIQTKGDLHIDEHHTIEDTALALGEALLKAFGNKRGIERYGFCLPMDEVLAQVAIDFGGRPWLVWDADFKREKVGDMPTEMFMHFFKSLSDTSKSNINIKAEPKEGANEHHKIEAIFKAFAKALKMAKTHTGSSELPSTKGVL
- a CDS encoding mechanosensitive ion channel, with product MDELDNQLDLLHKGYKALSSKLLGWFETLVAMLPNFFLAIIVIIVFYFLARAIKLGISRALSRWVDNMNILDLATQVIFYVIMIVGTFVALGVLNLDKTVTSLLAGAGVIGLALSFAFQDLATNFISGIFIAVQKPIQINDLIQTNDYVGYVKKIGLRAIDIENFDGQYVIIPSKEVFQNPLLNYNRLNHRRVSVPVGVSYGDDIEKVERLLYETIRDLDITKNDFSDVRIDFDGFGDSSVNFVVRFWIDDCHQPSYHRACTRAGIAIKKAFDANDITIPFPIRTLDFGIKGGEKLTQQLAILDTLDKIDNRRKVNS
- a CDS encoding PorP/SprF family type IX secretion system membrane protein; this translates as MNLDLLKKTLWVVTLFTCLGFSHTTTAQDLQFSQFHNAPLYLNPAFAGMHQGGRMTLNYRNQWPSLDVNYVTYAGGFDYYFPNIRSSIGVIAKVDEQSTGVTPYKSTDVSLIYAYMIPLSDRLTVQPALQVGYVQKNAGFVGLTFPDQFSDRGFMGTPTGESFARNQLSYVDISTGAVLFGQNFWVGLSANHINSPPDSFIGDENRLPIKFSLHGGYKIDFANRYDDRSKSITPSFMYKKQGSFQQISLGAHGEYAPLLYGLWYRGFPIEQSTNNFPKHDAVVAMLGVKFGGWALAYSYDWSISEVAGARANSHEISLVFNFGGKDDVACPNPFSEPRYRGARYR